Sequence from the Acropora muricata isolate sample 2 chromosome 10, ASM3666990v1, whole genome shotgun sequence genome:
gttttgaagttctttttttcggcccagctggtccagacattgagccaggtcgatgtacttttctcagtattttggttttccgaattttcttttagttcttgaatctcctgactTCAAAATCttgaaatctttccgccatttttgcgcaactcgtgcgacgagattatttggtgattttgggttatcATAGAACTCTAacttttacatgtaggtatttcaaattaagcagaatacctctgctctcagccaatcaaatcgcAGAAATTTTCAGGTAGTAGTACAAGCGTTAAAATCGCTTAAGTATTTTTCACATGCATttctaatttctaaagaaactgtggtactgcgtcggtgggagagtgaaacaaaaatttgattttatcaaacgatttcataaaggttgaatttaaaagatttagaaagctgacgtttcgagcgttagcccttggtcagagcgaataactcgtttgataaaatttcACATGACtcgttttcctttgttcttccaggcTGATTATATTGAATAAACCTCGCAATTATCTTAAAAGCAGGGGGAAGATTAGAATTGATAATTCCCTAGAggaatattacagaaatattcccCTCACAGCACACCCAAATGCATCGCGTTAAACGCACTGACAAAAAAGACCACAACCGTTGTTACATTTTAAACACAAGAAGTTATCAGAGATTAGGAGGTGCATTCGAAATTTAGGTGAGGGGCGAAATAAATATCTCAAACCTTATTCAGAGACTTGACAGCGACCTTGGCAGCTGGAAGTGTTGAAAAGTTCATATTACATATCATTTGTAATGATATATTTTCGAAAGACACTAAATGTACGAATCATATCACAGATTGCAGGGCTATTAACTCTCCCAGATAGTACGGGAGACCGTATCCCCCAGTTTCCAGATTAGAGACTGAAATCTCGCGGATAATTACCcaattttgtcatgttttgatACTCGACTTTTATGTTACATATTAAATATGAACTGCTTATGTggtatacacctatttcaaaaaatgttgtcggggagaacgacgaatgtcaattgtcgaacggcgattgcacgactgaaaagaaatgtgggtattgagtattcaatttcaattcaatttttcaaatttttttttcaattattattattattcttataatTAATAGGAAATagtattaataggaaataatctCAGATGATGCCGGcgccatacagtgccgaccttcgatggcgagtcatatggtttgtccatTTTCTTCAGAATTCAGTGGCAGAGCCTTCATTTTTCTTAGGCGTTTGGGAAAGGACAGTGGAACGCTATATTTCTAAATTTCCCGGTGAACggtcatgttaagccggggtCAGTTGACCGTTCGCACGGTAGTTTGGCGCCACGAGAAAAcacattgtttttgcatactaaatatggaaaccacagttccatTCGGttgtgcaatttccgttcgacaactgccattcgccgttctctaagacaacgttttttgaaataggtgtatacatCGAGCGGAGTCAACGACTATTTTTGGCACAAATGACGTCGTATGGTGTCATCACAAATGACGTCATACCTTTTGATGTCATCTATTATCCCTTTTTGGTGTCCTTACATGAGGGTCCCCTATACCAATTTGGAAAATGCATTCACGTAAAAATATTGAGACTGTTCACGCGTCACGGATAATTCCCAAAATTCGTTCACGTTCACGAAAAATCAAATATCGGCAGTCACGAATCACGAATGGACGAAAAAAACCTAAATCACGTTTCCCGAGAAAAAAATAGTCCCAATCACGTTTCACGAAAAAAGTATAGGGGACTCTCTTACATGAATGAAGAAAGTTTGGTGCACACCCTCACTAATCGCAAAAGACAAAGAACTCAACTCAAAATTAGATTTGCTTCCTGTCGAACGCAACTATtgaacagttgctcaaattgaaaaaatgaaaattctttTTCGCCGCAGTTCTGAAACCTCACtcatggaaaaaaaagtaaGGCTTATTTTTAGGCACCTCGTGGAAATGTGATTCATTCACCTTGGGCAGCTCCCTCGTTGAATAAATCACACATCCCCTTGTTGCCTAAAAGTAACCCTTACTCAGTTGGTTGGCACGAAGGTAGGGGAGGTGTAAGGATGATAGTTAAACTGGGTAGTTTTGCGAATGTGACCTACTTTTCCACCTACATAGATTTGATTGTATTTTACAGACCTCCAACACgaaaaatattccaaaaaaatatCTCAGCCTCGAGTACATTCGTgacatatttttaaaatttgggTGCATTCATAATATTTCGCACACACAGTGGTCATTAATGATCATTCAAGGGTGACCCTTTGTTATCTATCACGTTTTTCTTCGAAAAAGTACTGCTGGATTCGACAATTTCAGTCCAAGCTGTAGAGCGAACAATTAAGAGCTGTATAATTGCTGGGTCTCCTCGAACTCAGCAGTAGAGCATCCGAAATAGTAATCTGTGGGAAAACGGTTTATTTCTTGTCTCGAAGAGCATTCGGATTTTCCCGAGTTTCCCCGAGACACCatcgaaaaaaaattattaacgATTAATTCTCGAGATTAGCACCTACCACCACGCTTCATGTACAGCATTTATTTTCTGTTTGTTCAGAAAAATTAAATCCGTCATTCAGGACCAACATTTCCACTATAAAGCAACAACAGTTAGGTTTCccgattgtttttttttgtccattGAGTAAGTCAGTACTATGACCACGTTTCACTTTGAAAATGTCTGGTACTTTCTAAACGTTTGAGAAATTCTTCCGCTGTAATTTTGTCCATTTTCCCTTCTCTCATGAAAATTTCCAGTAAGGCCTCAGTGACATCAGCAGGCATTCTTTGTGAATTtctgtgaaaaacaaaattacaccAACAAATTACACCAAACAGAAATACAAAAAGGAAAGAACCTTTAACACAGTTTTTCTACAGAACTGATGCGTTTGGCACAACTTGTAAATCAATATCAGATGAATTAAATTGAACAGCCTATGCGAGTAAAAATTAAATGGGACCAATTCTTACATCCCGTCAGTATATATACAATCATGTATacatatttttccttttgttgcaataaaaatcaatttaaacCAAATAGTTTTCCGGGTGATCCAGTTGTGCTGTttcagcaaaaaagaaaaacaaaaaaaaaaaaacacaattgaTCTGATTTGCTGTAATTTAATCTGATTTGCAGTCTCCTCGAGTATTTGAGGAATTAGAGTGTTTGCCAACTTCTCATGAGAAAGATATTGGTATCTCGTTTTCATGGCAGCTAAGAGAAGTAGATTTCGGCAGCTTGAGTCAAGACAGCTCCGACTCGAGAGGAGTTCTCTCGAACAAGATTTTAGCCCTTTTTTTGTCGCACACAACAACCTGTGAAATTATATGTCCTGAGATTCTTACCCTGCTATATAACACCATCCTTGTTTGTTTACCAGAACATCCCAGACCAGCGCGCTGTTTTCCACCAAACGATGTTGCACATATACCTTTTCTTCCTATTGAAAATTGATCCGAAAATactttacaaaatttaattattaatgcAATAAATGCGAGGAATATTGTCCCCTTGGCTCATGTCCACGTTAATTAGTCTCCTGCCAATATGTCAATTTCTGCGTCACGCAACGCTCTACACAGTCTATCAAGGGGACGTAGCGTGACGTCTAATGAGGGGAACAATGAGGGAGACTTGGGCAGGATTCGAAAGAGACGACGGACTTAAGTTTTGACTTTGGCTGATGAAGGGCTAGGCCTCACACGTCTAGGTTAAAAAAAGTTCTGTTTCAGTTTAAGTTGATTTGTTACTTGTGTTGCATAGtataaagattttttttcaaccaatagctTGGTCTCAGCAGTTACCGGTCTAGAGGAGACAAGACGATTGCAAGACGGCAACACTATTGCTACTGTCTTATTATGGTTTTTATGACTGAATGACTGAATATAgactaaaataattatgtacCTGATCTCTTGAAAAGGCTGTAAACAGTTGCAAGCTTCCATTTTTGGTAAAGGCCCGCCATTCTTCTCTGAAAAAGAAATCTCTTTCGCTATTTCGGCAGCCGAAGAACAACACACAGTCTGCAAAAGATGTCAATAACAGTTCACTAGTTGACATTCATCagagaaaaccaaaaaacaaatttgaatgTCAATAACGTAAAACTTGGATCGATATTTTCTTGAGTTAACAGTCCTCTTTTGTTTCTCAGTTATTTGGGTGCTTAACAAGATTACTGAGCACTATTACGCTGACTGAAATTTGCTAACTATGTAATAAgctcacttgaaaaaaaaaatgacaataagGTGTTGCCTGAGATTGGACATCGCCATGTTACAAAATTGGACTATTTCAAATGGCGCTTTTAAGTtcgtttgattttattttctttgtgaaAATAAACTAATAATCGAAGTGTAAAAGTCTGGATTAGCTGTTGATTGCTAATATTCATAACTAGTGTGAAAGAGGGCTTCTCTAAACCATTAAGGTAAATCTGTCCTTTCAACCCAGGTCTCCCTCTATCTTGCTTGCTCGAAGGTGCATTTTTGTTGAGTACCTCCAGCTGATGACTGGCACACTCTCTCTTCGATAAAGCCTCGGAATGGTGCACAGCCCGTgcctggaaaaaagaaaaaggccaATGAAATACAGATGTGACAGGACGTATTGGCAAAGTTAAAGAGATCtcttgaaaaagatcatctatGTGTCAAACAGATAGCAAAGGATTGCACAGATATCCTTCAAAAACCCTAACCCTGACCTGGTCCAATCATAAGAATGGGTGCATTCAAGTCCTTTGGAAACGATACTGTTCCTTTCTTTATCCAAACAGGAATACGTAAATTCTTCTGAGATGAATTCAACGAAGCCAACCATGTAGAACAAAGCCCCCTTCTTGATTTGACGAGTTTAGTCTTGTAGTTGACAACAGCCACAAGAAGATGAACTTCATCTGGGTGAGCCTGCAATAAAAAGAGacatgtccaggattgcactaGTCATTTAATTTCCTGTTTTAATAATCGTCACGAAGTGTCCATTCACTCTTCTCGTTAACTTAACCATCAACTGTGTGGGGACTAACATAGACAACAAAAGTTATAGTGTCCTCCTGACTTACCTCCTTAAGGAGACATACACAGAAACGCTTATCCCAACAAAAGTACAAAATCCGAACACAAACCCTAACCTTCATGTTAAAAACACAAGTTACCGGTAACATTAGGCTTAACGAGATACGTCTTTGATGTTTATCAAATGGAGCACTCATCTAATTACGTGCGTCTCTAAGTACTAGCGATAACTTCTTACAATTTAGAGAAACGATTTCGTAGAATAGTGTCTTCTTTTCCGTGTATCGCAAAAGTTTTTTTCAAGGCCTATGAGATTCTTGTTTGCTGTCAAGATGTGCGAGCGAGAAACTTTGAATTACATAATCAGTTATTAGAATGAACTACAGATTATCTTATTCCAGAgacaagaaattaaagaaaaggaaaagcgtTACCACTAACGGTAAAGTTGGGCAATTGATTGAAGGAGCAGAGCTCTCGAGCCAGTGGCGCGGAATCAACGAAGCTTGTTAAAACGAAAAATAAATCTTGTGTTTGATCATAAACGCGCCGATGATAAGAGAATCCCGCATTTCGGCCGTGCGGCCCTTGGGGAGAGTTTTTCGCAGTATGACTGGAGAACAACACATACATTATGATCAACTGTAAACGCTGGGAAGTCCACACAACGTAGTGAAGACGTGTGTTAATGGCTCATAGTGAACTTAACGTGTAAAAAGATTCTTTGTTCAGATGTTTCATTTTGTGTAGAATTTATCAAAACTGAAAGTAGACAACTACTCAACTATCGACATTGTACTTACCATGAGCGAGGAAGCGATAGAAAAGGCACGAGGCTGAATCGGTGAAATGAgatcaaaaaaatattcaaaaggaATATTTGCGCATGCATTTGGGAAATCTTGAAGCACctatcaaacaaaaaaaaaaatgacgattACGGGTGTCCAAAGGGCCAACTCCTACAATCATACCAATGACGTATTATACAGCCACCAGAAATCTGAAAGAAGACCCTGGGTAGAGAGGGGACACTGGGCAATGAGAGACTAAGGACTAATGGAACAAGACAATATATGTTTGTATCACAGACCGCGCAAAGCGTCAGTACCGTTGGCATAGGACAATAGGGAGCAAAATTGCAtattaaataatgaaaaaaaaaagttttgcacgctcagtgcacgtgcatttttcatttttggacatttcgtAGACGTTCTCgtcctttccacgacgtgaaatgatttgttttgcagttgtgtggacgacgtgagtaTATGATGACAATGTTCAGTTTTATCTTCTTACCTCtaaagcgcttgttccaattaaTTCTAGGATACTTAGAACATatttttgcaagcgtaatgactttgaataattgagaaacgattgcagaaacgcgaggttacattttcagatgacgttttcgctgtcGTCAACGTCGTGTTTGCATGAGCTGCCTAATGACAATACGACTAATCTTGCTTTCGATTAAGCGACTAGGTGCTGTAAAAACCGTCCTATATAAAGGCTAAGTAAAGagacaaagcaaacaaatggCTTAAATTCTACCGAAACTGACTAAAAACCAATAATCTTTCAGTGAGCAGGCTGCAGCACGAAGGGCAAACAAACTGGACGGCAATTTAGTCAAATTTAACGAATGAAATTCACTCCACAGTAGTAGAGCTATCACGTCCGCTAACTTAAAGTGCACCTTGacccaaaattttttttgctcgaaaaaaaattatgcgTATTTTTTGGATTCTCGAGTTCTCGATTTGACCTCTCAGCAGGCACTTGACCCCATGCTCCCAACACTCGGTCGAGGGCTTTCTAGTCCAATTTTACGAATTTCGACTGGGTGTAGAAAATTGAGGATTTAACCAAATCTAAACATTTTTGCgccaaaatactccaaaaaaTACGCAAATTTCTTTTagcgcaaaaaaaaattttagttttagGTGCATTTCAACAAATTAATGAGCTGGCAAGCAAGTAAAGCCGAGAGCACAAGCACGACCACACCCAATATCACTGACTTTCTTCACAAAGGCAAAGCATTCTTTGCTTAATTTTGTGCTGGTAACGTAAAACAGAAACGAGATCAAACATTAATCTCACCTCGAGTGTTGTTCTTTTCTGCCTGTAACAATAAGAGTAGAGTTCTTCCTGAAAAATGGAATCGAGCATTGCTTCATAAGAACGAGACACACTCACTGTAGGAACCTCAATTATATCATCAAATGCATAGCTTGCAATTTACTGTACCTGCCCCTCGGCAGAACAAAATTCTTgaagtttttccttttcaagcTCTGACGTTGTGAAGTGTGAAAGGAGCTCAAAGAAGTATCTTCTGGGAACACCTTGAATGTCTAAATAATGCTCCACTAGGTGACGGACAGAGCAGGGCCGAGGAAGCTGGTATGGCAGCGCAATATCTGTTCAGTAAAACATATCGTGAGTGTTTTAGAACCTACGATTCTGCACCAAAGCATACAAGTTGGGTGGTTCGGTAtgcttttgttggttgtttcaAGTTTTCGACTCTTTGGATGATAACTAGACACCTTATTTTGCGGTGGACAatttcattttgcagtattCAATTTCAATCGGCAGCCCACTTTGCCaaggaaaattacaaaaataatgaaaaaaaacgaaagacgGGACAGggttcataaaaaaaaaacatggaaaacCGCACGAAATTCATTTTGGGGAAGACATCTGTTTGCCTGCTAGACATGACTGCCTTCATTGGAAATAATTACATTGGTTTAACAAACTAACCAGGATCATTCTGCTCAAGAAGAAACAACTGATCTGGTAGAAGTGCTAAAAGGGCGATAAATTCTTGTACAACATCAGGCAGATTGCGCGGCTGCACCATCATGACATCTCCAGCGCAGTGACTAGATAAAACAGTCATCATAGTTAAAAACCTGCTTTGAAATTTGCGGAAATACTGTTGTGTATTTTTTTGATATCTTGTTATTCGAtcgaaaacttgaaaacttacGAACTAAGACCTTTAAATAAAACTGAATACGTTTGAAACGCATCATTTTGGAAACGCTCGC
This genomic interval carries:
- the LOC136888342 gene encoding NADPH-dependent diflavin oxidoreductase 1-like — encoded protein: MADLPKNVSRRISVLFGSQTGTAQEVAERIGREAKRRFLSVTVMTLDDYNVTKLIEEEVVIFVCSTTGQGDEPDNMKKFWRFILRRNLPSNSLCGVCFAVLGLGDSSYPKFNFIAKKLYKRLIQLGGTSLLSLGLADDQHDLGPDAVVDPWLKEVWQKVLQIYPLPLGKEVISANIRPPSRYKMKFVDSNCSANGLFGSSNVETHDKPNPTPCKRHPFYAKLISNHRMTAADHWQDVRLVQLDIKGSGMSHCAGDVMMVQPRNLPDVVQEFIALLALLPDQLFLLEQNDPDIALPYQLPRPCSVRHLVEHYLDIQGVPRRYFFELLSHFTTSELEKEKLQEFCSAEGQEELYSYCYRQKRTTLEVLQDFPNACANIPFEYFFDLISPIQPRAFSIASSLMAHPDEVHLLVAVVNYKTKLVKSRRGLCSTWLASLNSSQKNLRIPVWIKKGTVSFPKDLNAPILMIGPGTGCAPFRGFIEERVCQSSAGDCVLFFGCRNSERDFFFREEWRAFTKNGSLQLFTAFSRDQEEKVYVQHRLVENSALVWDVLVNKQGWCYIAGNSQRMPADVTEALLEIFMREGKMDKITAEEFLKRLESTRHFQSETWS